One segment of Arvicanthis niloticus isolate mArvNil1 chromosome 5, mArvNil1.pat.X, whole genome shotgun sequence DNA contains the following:
- the Pgd gene encoding 6-phosphogluconate dehydrogenase, decarboxylating translates to MAQADIALIGLAVMGQNLILNMNDHGFVVCAFNRTVSKVDDFLANEAKGTKVIGAQSLKDMVSKLKKPRRVVLLVKAGQAVDDFIEKLVPLLDTGDIIIDGGNSEYRDTTRRCRDLKAKGILFVGSGVSGGEEGARYGPSLMPGGNKEAWPHIKTIFQAIAAKVGTGEPCCDWVGDEGAGHFVKMVHNGIEYGDMQLICEAYHLMKDVLGMRHEEMAQAFEEWNKTELDSFLIEITANILKFRDSDGKELLPKIRDSAGQKGTGKWTAISALEYGMPVTLIGEAVFARCLSSLKEERVQASRKLKGPKMVQPEGSKKSFLEDIRKALYASKIISYAQGFMLLRQAATEFGWTLNYGGIALMWRGGCIIRSVFLGKIKDAFERNPELENLLLDDFFKSAVDSCQDSWRRVISTGVQAGIPMPCFTTALSFYDGYRHEMLPANLIQAQRDYFGAHTYELLAKPGEFIHTNWTGHGGSVSSSSYNA, encoded by the exons ATGGCCCA AGCTGACATTGCACTGATTGGACTGGCTGTCATGGGCCAGAACTTAATTTTGAACATGAATGATCATGGATTTGTG GTCTGTGCTTTCAATAGGACCGTGTCCAAAGTCGATGACTTCTTGGCCAATGAGGCGAAGGGTACCAAAGTGATTGGTGCACAGTCCTTAAAGGACATGGTCTCCAAGCTGAAGAAGCCTCGTCGGGTTGTTCTGCTTGTGAAGGCTGGGCAAGCTGTAGATGATTTCATCGAGAAACTA GTACCCTTGTTGGACACTGGTGACATCATCATTGATGGGGGAAATTCTGAATACCGGGATACGACA agAAGATGCCGGGACCTCAAGGCCAAGGGCATCTTGTTTGTGGGGAGCGGAGTCAGTGGTGGTGAGGAAGGGGCCCGGTATGGGCCATCACTCATGCCAGGAGGGAACAAAGAGGCTTG GCCCCACATCAAGACTATCTTCCAAGCCATCGCTGCAAAAGTGGGAACCGGAGAACCCTGCTGTGACTGG GTGGGAGACGAGGGGGCGGGGCACTTTGTGAAGATGGTGCACAACGGGATAGAGTATGGTGACATGCAGCTGATCTGTGAGGCTTACCACTTGATGAAGGATGTTCTGGGCATGCGgcatgaagagatggctcag GCGTTTGAAGAATGGAACAAGACAGAGCTGGACTCGTTCCTGATTGAAATCACTGCTAATATTCTCAAGTTCCGGGACTCTGACGGCAAAGAGCTGCTGCCAAAGATCCGAGACAGTGCTGGGCAGAAGGGCACTGGGAAGTGGACGGCCATCTCGGCGCTGGAGTACGGCATGCCCGTCACCCTCATCG GAGAAGCTGTCTTTGCTCGGTGCTTGTCCTCTCTGAAGGAGGAGCGAGTTCAGGCCAGCAGAAAGCTGAAGGGTCCCAAGATGGTCCAGCCGGAAGGCAGTAAGAAGTCATTCCTGGAGGATATCCGTAAG GCCCTCTATGCTTCCAAGATCATCTCCTACGCTCAGGGCTTTATGCTGCTCAGGCAGGCAGCCACTGAGTTTGGCTGGACCCTCAATTACGGCGGCATTGCCCTGATGTGGAGAGGGGGCTGCATCATCCGCAG TGTATTCCTGGGAAAAATTAAAGATGCGTTTGAGCGAAACCCAGAACTTGAGAACCTACTGCTAGATGACTTCTTTAAGTCAGCAGTCGACAGCTGCCAG gACTCATGGCGGCGGGTGATCAGCACTGGGGTGCAGGCAGGCATCCCCATGCCCTGCTTCACCACTGCCCTCTCCTTCTATGATGGGTACCGACACGAGATGCTGCCGGCGAACCTCATCCAG GCTCAGCGGGATTACTTTGGAGCCCACACCTATGAACTCTTAGCCAAACCAGGAGAATTTATCCACACCAACTGGACAGGCCATGGTGGCAGTGTGTCGTCCTCTTCATACAACGCCTAG